A stretch of the Alnus glutinosa chromosome 6, dhAlnGlut1.1, whole genome shotgun sequence genome encodes the following:
- the LOC133871365 gene encoding uncharacterized protein LOC133871365 gives MYKATHSCGNPAVSTQNDTVTNTLRPPPIPSSPHRNDPMAAIAPTDNTAPIMLAAAAASWLGSRRIRYCLLVLCSPLLLPFLCAAFPLLCAAELCLRRIRHRRRKEEPLSRCEEGCGRGVEEEEVGLLQRYLEDQMLLVGSVYDCGDDSDDGNVGFHVTTNGSSTPLLV, from the coding sequence ATGTATAAAGCGACCCATTCATGTGGGAACCCCGCCGTTTCGACGCAAAACGACACCGTCACAAACACCCTCCGGCCCCCTCCAATTCCCAGCTCTCCGCATCGCAATGATCCGATGGCCGCGATCGCTCCCACGGACAACACCGCGCCGATCATGCTAGCCGCCGCTGCCGCGTCCTGGCTCGGCTCGCGCCGGATCCGCTACTGCTTGCTCGTCCTCTGCTCGCCGCTCCTATTGCCGTTCCTCTGCGCCGCCTTCCCGCTGCTCTGCGCCGCGGAGCTCTGCCTCCGCCGAATCCGCCACCGGAGACGGAAGGAAGAGCCTCTGAGTCGGTGCGAGGAGGGCTGTGGTCGGGGCGTCGAAGAAGAAGAGGTGGGGCTGTTGCAGCGCTACTTGGAGGATCAGATGCTTCTCGTCGGATCTGTGTACGATTGTGGTGATGATTCTGATGATGGAAATGTTGGATTTCATGTCACAACTAATGGCAGTAGCACACCTTTGTTAGTTTGA
- the LOC133870542 gene encoding protein NRT1/ PTR FAMILY 5.10-like → MAISHLSDAESPDEQVPLVHSTVDGVVDYKGNPALRANSGGWRSASFLIGVEVAERFAYFGISCNLITYLTGSLGQSTATAAENVNAWSGTAQLLPLLGAYVADSFLGRYRTIILASLIYILGLGLLSLSAMLASLSTSGDIDSTKVMSSSSDELVVILFFFSLYLVAIGQGGHKPCVQAFGADQFDGEDPKELRAKSSFFNWWVFGVCAGGSVTVFVLSYIQDNLSWGLGFGIPCIVMVVALGVFLLGTRTYRYSPVGDKESPFVRIGGVFVAAVRNWRTTPSAIAIEQEPPPTLPCRSHQQFKFLNKALLRFPDSSKQGSKIYTISDVEEAKAVLRLVPIWATSLVYAIVYAQCSTFFTKQGATMERTIFPGFDIPAASLQSLIGLAMVVIIPIYDLLFVPIARAFTGKPSGITMLQRIGTGMLLSVICMVVAALVEIKRLKTAQEYGLVDMPDATLPISILWLVPQYVLSGVADVFALVGLQEFFYDQVPVELRSVGLALYISILGVGSLLSGLLVTVIEEVSGSDGGSSWFADNLNRAHLDYFYWLLAGISAVAFVAFLCCAKSYIYNRRSTM, encoded by the exons ATGGCCATCTCTCACCTTTCCGACGCCGAGTCTCCGGATGAGCAAGTTCCGCTGGTGCACAGCACCGTGGACGGTGTTGTTGACTACAAAGGCAACCCAGCCCTGAGAGCCAACTCCGGCGGCTGGAGGTCCGCCTCTTTCCTCATAG GTGTGGAAGTGGCGGAGAGGTTTGCGTATTTTGGGATAAGCTGCAACCTTATAACGTATTTGACGGGTTCACTGGGGCAGTCCACGGCCACGGCGGCCGAGAACGTCAACGCGTGGTCCGGAACGGCGCAGCTGCTGCCTTTGTTGGGCGCATATGTGGCTGATTCTTTTCTGGGGCGCTACCGCACCATTATTCTTGCCTCTCTCATCTACATCCTG GGACTAGGCTTGTTGAGTCTGTCAGCCATGCTTGCTTCTCTCAGTACTTCTGGTGACATAGACTCCACCAAAGTTATGTCATCTTCTTCGGATGAGCTTGTAGtgattttattcttcttctctctATATCTAGTAGCCATTGGGCAAGGAGGACACAAACCCTGCGTTCAGGCTTTTGGAGCTGACCAGTTCGATGGAGAAGATCCAAAAGAACTCAGAGCCAAGAGCTCATTCTTTAACTGGTGGGTTTTCGGTGTATGTGCAGGTGGGTCGGTGACAGTTTTTGTCTTGAGCTATATACAAGACAACCTTAGCTGGGGTCTTGGGTTCGGAATCCCTTGCATTGTGATGGTCGTTGCACTGGGTGTCTTCTTGCTTGGAACCAGGACTTACCGGTATAGTCCCGTAGGGGATAAGGAAAGTCCGTTTGTGAGAATTGGTGGGGTGTTTGTCGCCGCAGTTAGGAATTGGCGGACTACCCCTTCGGCAATAGCTATCGAACAGGAGCCCCCTCCGACCCTGCCGTGTCGCAGCCATCAACAATTCAA GTTCCTCAACAAAGCCTTGCTGAGGTTCCCAGATAGTTCAAAACAAGGCAGCAAGATTTACACCATCAGTGACGTTGAAGAAGCAAAGGCAGTTCTCAGGCTTGTTCCCATATGGGCTACGAGCTTGGTGTATGCTATTGTTTATGCACAATGCTCAACTTTCTTCACCAAGCAAGGGGCTACTATGGAAAGAACAATCTTCCCTGGCTTCGATATACCAGCGGCTTCACTACAATCCCTCATCGGCCTGGCCATGGTAGTCATCATTCCCATATACGATCTCCTTTTTGTTCCCATAGCAAGAGCTTTCACCGGAAAACCCTCCGGGATCACGATGCTGCAGAGAATCGGAACCGGGATGCTTCTGTCTGTCATTTGCATG GTAGTTGCTGCTCTGGTTGAAATAAAAAGGCTGAAAACTGCTCAAGAATATGGGCTGGTTGACATGCCAGACGCGACTCTTCCAATCAGTATATTGTGGCTGGTTCCTCAATATGTCTTGTCGGGAGTTGCTGACGTGTTCGCCTTGGTTGGTCTGCAAGAGTTCTTCTACGATCAGGTCCCGGTTGAATTGAGGAGCGTGGGTCTCGCCCTCTACATCAGTATTCTCGGCGTGGGCAGCCTTTTAAGCGGCCTTCTTGTCACTGTCATCGAGGAAGTCAGTGGCAGTGACGGCGGAAGTAGTTGGTTTGCAGATAATCTTAACAGGGCACATCTTGATTACTTTTACTGGCTGCTTGCAGGAATCAGTGCAGTAGCATTTGTTGCCTTCTTGTGTTGTGCAAAATCTTACATTTATAATAGGCGAAGTACAATGTAA